The segment GTGATCAAGCTCCCCGGCGAAGGTTTGCAGTACATTCTCATCGAAGAAGCGCTCGAGATGGTTGTACCCGATATCTTCTCGATGTACACGGTCAAGCACACCAACGTAATCTGCGTCACGCGAAACGCCGACCTTGACTCCACCGAAGGCACCGACGAGAACGATGAAGACTACCGCGAGCACATGAGGCGCATCCTCAAGAAGCGCTCGCGCCTTGCACCCGTCCGGCTTGAAAGCGTAAAGAAGCTTTCGAAAACCGTATCCGATTTTCTGCTGAAGCGCCTGAAACTCAAGCCCCACCAGGTGTTCGTGACAAGCGTGCCGCTCGATATGAGCTACACCTACAGCCTTGCGGGCAAGCTCGACCAGAAGCGCCGCGCAGCGCTCACCTTCCCCCCGTTCACGCCGCAGTGGCCCGCCGATTTGAGCCGCACAAGACCGATCATCGAACAGGTGAGCGAGGCCGAGACGCTGCTGACCTTCCCCTACGAGACGATGGACCCCTTCGTGCAACTCCTCAAGGAAGCCTCAGTCGATCCGAGCGTCATCTCGATCAAGATCACGCTCTACCGTCTGGCCAGCCAGTCGCATCTCGCCGAAGCGCTCATCGCCGCCGCCGAGATGGGCAAAGAGGTGACGGCGCTCTTCGAGTTGCGCGCCCGCTTCGACGAGAGCAACAATATCGAATGGTCCCAGCGTTTCGAGCAGGCGGGCGCGAAGGTGATCTACGGGTTTCGCGATTTCAAGGTGCATTCGAAGATCTGCTGCATCACCCGCCAAACCGACAGCGGCATCCAGCACATCACCCAACTCGGTACCGGCAACTACAACGAGAAAACGGCCAAGCTCTACACCGACCTCTCGTTCATCACGACCGACCCCGCCATCGGCCGCGATGCCACCGAGTTCTTCCGCAACATGGGACTCGAGAACGCCTCGAACAACTACGACGTGCTCTGGGTTGCGCCGCTTCAGATCAAGCCGATGATCCTTGCAGGCATCGACCGCCAGATCGAGCGGGCGCGGGCAGGCGAGCCGAGCGGCCTGTTCTTCAAAACGAACTCCGTGACCGACAAAGACATCATCGTGAAGCTCTCCGAGGCATCTGAAGCAGGCGTGCCCGTGCTCCTGTTCGTGCGCGGGATCAGCTGCATCGTGCCGGGCATCGAAGGCTTCACCGAGAACGTGCGCGTGGTTTCGATCGTGGGCCGCCTGCTCGAGCACAGCCGCATCTACGGGTTCGGGCCGCGCGATTCGATGGACATCTACCTATCGAGCGCCGATCTTATGACCCGCAACATGGAAAAGCGCGTTGAGATCGCCTGGCCGGTACTGAGCGGCGAGCTGCGCGACGAGATCGCAGGCTACATCGACGTCTCGATGCGCGACACCGCCAAACTACGCGAGCTTCTGCCCGACAAGAGCTACACGCCCCTCGGATACTTCGCCGAAACCGACGCCAACGGCGAGAAGGAGCTGTTCGACTCGCAGGAGTATTTCATCTGCGAAGCCGAAGAGCGCAGGCTCGCCGCAGCCATGGAGGCAGCCGAGCGCGATGCGAATCGGGGAAAGGACGAAGGCGGCGCGCCCATCGCGGAGAAAGCCAACTCGCATGTGGCGGATGCCAGCGAGGCTGCGGGCGGCGCGCCCGAGCGTGAGGCGGCGGGCGGTGCGGTAGACGCGGCCGCCACCCGCACGCGCGAACAAACCGCCGATCCCGCGATCCCGGTCATTGAGCCGGAGCGCGCAAGCGAGGCGGCCGCAGCTGGCGAGCCCGACAAGCCGGGCGAGCCGAGTGTCGTCGCGCCGACCGGCATCACGATCGTCGAGCCTCGTCATCGCAGACGCCGCGGGTTGCTTAGACTTTTGTTCGGAAAAAAGCAGCGCTAGGGCGCATTCCCAAAACGAACGCGCAAACCAGCCCGCATCGATATCCTGCTCACCTGCAACAAACGCCGCTTAGCGACAGCAGGTGCCAAGGCTTCGCGACCACCTGAAACAACAGGCGCTGGAAACCACAGGCGCCACGGCTTTACGCCCGGCAGTGGTGGACGCCGGCAACCGCCTTGCCCGCCGGGCACAGCCGTACGGAGCCGCGCCGGCATCGGCCCGGCCCGCTCTGCCGTCGAACTGGGATCGCCGTGCACCCGTCAGAGACGCCGCTGGGTGATCTGCGGGGCCATGTCAATATTGGCTTAATGCAGCGGTGCCCCTCAAAGCCCAATAATCGCCGCCGTGAAGGGCTTCGTAATGCAGTACCGATGCAAGCAGATTCCTTGATAACGATAACCCCTGTTCACCGGCTCGTCGGTTCCTCGGTACATGCGATGTCCTCTCGCTTGCGCATCCCGTTGGCGCTTTAAGGCCCGCCGAACGCTTCACGACGGCGATTTTTGGGCTTCGGGCGGTCTTCCACCGCTAGACCGCCGTAGGCGTACACCCGAACCCCTCGCCGACCGGCCGCCGATGCGATCTCCGAGCGCGCCGGGGGCCGCGCATCCCGGCGGGACGTCCTCTGTCCTGCCCGTGGTTCCCGCGGCAGGCCCTTTCCCCGACGCCCTTCTGACGACCACGCCGTAGGGCGGGGCCGCTTCCCGCATCCCGAACGGGCGCATGCTGCCAATCCCGGCTTGAAGGCGATTCGGGCCGTTTCTGGCCAATTGTCTCGGCTGTCCCACGTTCCCCCTGCCGCAACCGAAGCGCCCGGAATCGCTGCATCCTCCTGAACTGGCCATACGGATTTCAAGGCAGCGCCGTGGCAGCGAAATAAACCTCCTGCGACTTTTTTTGTGGGACGGCCGAGACAATTGGCCAGAACGTAGCCCTCCTGCGTGCAAAGCCGTTCGGCGTCAAGCCGATCCCCGTGCAGCGGCGAACCGGATAGCAAATCGGCCGATCGTCCCCAAGGTAGCGGATTGCCGACACCGATCAGTAGGCAACGGCGGCAGACTTCGAAACGCAGCGAATGTTTGCACAGGGGACAGCCAACGCCGTTTGGCTATCGGGCGCTCACTCAGCGTATCCCATGCAGCTCGATATGCGCTTGGCAGCGAGCACGACCTGCTGGGCGATGTGCTCGATGCGATCGTCGGCGATCGTCTCGTTCGTGCCGCTCACGCCGACCGCAGCAATGGCGTCGCCGCGGTAGTTGAACACGGGAGCCGCGATGCAGCGATGGTCGAGCTCGTATTCCTCGTTGTCCATCGCCCACCCCTGCTTGCGCACCGTGTGCAGGTATTTCACGAACTCGTCTTTACGGGTGAACGTGTTGGGGGTGTAGGGCTTGAACTCGTAGTCGTAGAGCACTTCTTCGAGCTCGCCGCGCGAAAGGCACGCGAGCAGGCACTTGCCCATCGACGAGCAGTACGCTGGCGAACGGTACCCCACCTGCGTGTACGCTTCCTCGCTCCAGTCGGGCGATTCCTTCTCGATGTAGGAGACGAAGCCGCCGTCGAGGATGCCCAAATGGGCAGTCAAGCCGAGCGACCGCTTCAAAAGGGCGAGGTACGGCTTGGCCTCGGTTTGCAATTCGAGCGAGTTGA is part of the Raoultibacter phocaeensis genome and harbors:
- the ppk1 gene encoding polyphosphate kinase 1, which gives rise to MTDKQERTISSLGDDNIVAEMLAESDVVDASAASASVAHTASPFMQNRELSWLTFNQRVLDQGADETVPLLERLNFVSIFWSNLQEFFMVRVGSLTDLALVKKRIIDTKSKMTPDEQLDAIYARCHELYPIQEAIYTDLRAKLADEGIEHLHAADLDEKQRIHLHDHIAQNVMPFLSPQIVNSRHPFPHLENGAIYVVVRLDDEAADAPADEEKRDKPAADDKASDKATAKTVAKPSKKGKRNLAAEGVTLGIIPMPRQCERVIKLPGEGLQYILIEEALEMVVPDIFSMYTVKHTNVICVTRNADLDSTEGTDENDEDYREHMRRILKKRSRLAPVRLESVKKLSKTVSDFLLKRLKLKPHQVFVTSVPLDMSYTYSLAGKLDQKRRAALTFPPFTPQWPADLSRTRPIIEQVSEAETLLTFPYETMDPFVQLLKEASVDPSVISIKITLYRLASQSHLAEALIAAAEMGKEVTALFELRARFDESNNIEWSQRFEQAGAKVIYGFRDFKVHSKICCITRQTDSGIQHITQLGTGNYNEKTAKLYTDLSFITTDPAIGRDATEFFRNMGLENASNNYDVLWVAPLQIKPMILAGIDRQIERARAGEPSGLFFKTNSVTDKDIIVKLSEASEAGVPVLLFVRGISCIVPGIEGFTENVRVVSIVGRLLEHSRIYGFGPRDSMDIYLSSADLMTRNMEKRVEIAWPVLSGELRDEIAGYIDVSMRDTAKLRELLPDKSYTPLGYFAETDANGEKELFDSQEYFICEAEERRLAAAMEAAERDANRGKDEGGAPIAEKANSHVADASEAAGGAPEREAAGGAVDAAATRTREQTADPAIPVIEPERASEAAAAGEPDKPGEPSVVAPTGITIVEPRHRRRRGLLRLLFGKKQR
- a CDS encoding IclR family transcriptional regulator, producing MAEKSIQVLERAFDLIEAIAHAQGPIGLSELAQATAMSKSTVHRILSTMAERGYVEKTLEGLYAIGPKMFDTLSYHINSLELQTEAKPYLALLKRSLGLTAHLGILDGGFVSYIEKESPDWSEEAYTQVGYRSPAYCSSMGKCLLACLSRGELEEVLYDYEFKPYTPNTFTRKDEFVKYLHTVRKQGWAMDNEEYELDHRCIAAPVFNYRGDAIAAVGVSGTNETIADDRIEHIAQQVVLAAKRISSCMGYAE